From the genome of Clavelina lepadiformis chromosome 2, kaClaLepa1.1, whole genome shotgun sequence:
TATCACGTCGCTTTTTCCAAGGAACAATATTTCCTAAGCTAGAATACAAAGAAGTGGAAGTTTCCATTCATTTGCATGAAAGTATAAATAGTTTTTGTCTTGTCTACTacaaacaatacaattttaaagaaaaagggGAAGTGTGatataaagtttttaattcaGGCAGAACATTTAGCAAACAGCCGTCAGTTTGCCAGCAGTACAATATAAATTCAAcagaaatttaactttaaaagaaTTACATTATCTTCCTCTTTCTCAGCAGGATCTTTTCGATAATAGCTATAATACTGCAGTGAGTCCTCTATTTAGGCTATAAGTCGTTGTCTTGAAAAAGTTATCTATTTCAGTGAATGCAGAGTTGTTGCCAAGTCTTCGTAGTTTGTTGCTTTACTGTGAACATACATTTTCAAATGGAGTCGTTGTTGTATTAAAGTTTTTGTGCTGAAGGATtgaaacttaatttacacttctGTTGATTTCGATAAAAACTTCCCAGAAAATTGTCCCAAaatgaaagataaaaatataacagcaCGTTTTGAACACATCAATGGCCATTTCAAAAACATCTCCTTGGACTGTCCCATACCTGGATTTTGTTCCGGTTCAATGCAAGACCTTTACATCAATTGTTTTAATCAGACTTGGAACTCTTGTCAACAATGTGGAGTGGGAAGAGAAGCTGCGTTTATGATCGGAATGATTATCATTGGATTGATGATATTTTTTGGCAATGCTCTTGTAGTATGCATCGGTTACAGGAGATGGAAACGGGACGACCTTTCAAGATTGGATATTTGCAAAGTATCTTTGGCGTTTGCTGATATTATTACCGGTAAAATAGGCTACCAAATGTAATTAAATACTACAGTACTTTTTGGTAAAAATCGAAAGATCACAATGCATATCACAAAATTAATGACGAGACATTTATCATAATTTGGCCATTACGATTCCAATCTCACAGCTTTCCAGTTTCTGGTTGTAATACCTAACAACATTGTCTGGTCCATGAAGCTTACACCGGCTGAGTTGATTAAAAGATGGCTCGCCTTGAAAAGGTCTCCCGAAGCGCATGCTGGGGGCATGTTTCTTATGTTTGGAGTTACTTCATCTATTTTCCATCTGCTTTTTGTGGCAATGGAAAGGTTCTATGCGCTTATTAAAAGTGCAAATTACGTATCAGTACAACAAAAATCCATGATTATAGGACTTTTGGTGGTTTGGAGTGCCTCTATATTAGCATCAACTGGTGCaggt
Proteins encoded in this window:
- the LOC143447542 gene encoding uncharacterized protein LOC143447542 is translated as MKDKNITARFEHINGHFKNISLDCPIPGFCSGSMQDLYINCFNQTWNSCQQCGVGREAAFMIGMIIIGLMIFFGNALVVCIGYRRWKRDDLSRLDICKVSLAFADIITAFQFLVVIPNNIVWSMKLTPAELIKRWLALKRSPEAHAGGMFLMFGVTSSIFHLLFVAMERFYALIKSANYVSVQQKSMIIGLLVVWSASILASTGAAWFPHSYEFRYFPAAFLFIPGYTESHHTAAATAAWVVLYVIPFILLLVSCAAGVVFVCRNGKKRAGKNSPLFNRKKHITALKTIVFMQIGFTATTIPTFVVAFSNFLHQSDCAVSDRAYMIAFYIGMANSLVNVIIYSLRHQKFRDEICDIFKPGYLRKKAAKSALQLQTKTNQTNTRSDTDKL